The Akkermansia muciniphila genome contains a region encoding:
- a CDS encoding TIM-barrel domain-containing protein, with translation MRSFSNIPEKRKTPPLRGRLVKWEYTNAVSKITLSVCIADAGIVRVTYFTGPVPEDEPSYAVNPAYEAPGAEIREHDEAGVHVIETSLLRIRIRTEEQKVDFYDLVTDEPLLADEGGFGRESKDWTGDARVWIRKKLQETEHFFGLGDKPCALNLRGKYFSMWGADHYDFHEESDPLYKSIPFFLSLRDGKAYGLLFDNTCRSYFDFGATDEKVLTFGSFGGLMNYYFIYDRRPLDIVAAYTRLTGTPELPPLWALGYHQSKWSYYPDKAVYNLVERFRDLGIPCDAIHLDHHYMEKKEGFTWDKYNFPDAAGMVRSLEEDGVKTVLIVNPGVKINPANPVWAQGLERNYFCRRAEGALLSEEVWPGLCNFPDFTAPAVRSWWADLLRHDLQEVGVRGLWNDMNEPVIFPDRTFPMDTRHEYDGMPCSHEKAHNIYGQCMAEASWLAMKRHAPDRRPFLLSRAGFAGLQRFAATWTGDNRSNWEHLKLANFQCQRLAASGISFAGADAGGFMGHPTPELFCRWMQMAAFQGLFRNHSSGEFGGQEPWVFGQEVTGYVKAAIEGRYRLLPYIYTQFRRYAETGMPVLHSLALQCFENRDTYWRGAEYFLGDHLYVVPIHEPQEGGRFLYIPEGVWYSYHTDSLMKDTGKDVWVKCPLSFLPVYVRGGAVVPHWPVQQHVGELSRPPLALDVWWAPEEETASHLYEDAGDGYGYRNGECAVHEFLYRGGSSSLELDWKCEGDPCAFHESAEVVLHGLPAGIFVSALMDGIPCSGVARDGRVWRIPVRAKFETLSVSWTEE, from the coding sequence ATGCGTTCCTTTTCCAACATCCCTGAAAAGCGGAAAACGCCTCCTCTCCGGGGGCGTCTGGTCAAGTGGGAATACACGAATGCCGTTTCTAAAATAACTCTCAGCGTGTGCATTGCGGACGCCGGAATTGTCCGTGTGACGTACTTCACCGGACCGGTGCCGGAGGACGAACCCAGTTATGCCGTGAACCCCGCGTACGAGGCCCCGGGAGCGGAGATCCGGGAGCATGACGAAGCGGGAGTGCATGTCATTGAAACGTCCCTGTTGCGGATACGCATCCGCACGGAGGAGCAAAAGGTGGATTTTTACGATCTTGTCACTGATGAACCCCTGCTGGCGGATGAAGGGGGCTTTGGCCGGGAGTCCAAGGACTGGACGGGGGACGCCCGCGTGTGGATACGGAAAAAACTCCAGGAAACGGAGCACTTCTTCGGCCTGGGGGACAAGCCCTGCGCCCTGAACCTGCGGGGCAAGTATTTTTCCATGTGGGGGGCGGACCATTATGATTTTCATGAGGAGTCCGACCCCTTGTACAAGAGCATCCCGTTTTTCCTGAGCCTCCGGGACGGGAAGGCGTACGGCCTGCTTTTTGACAATACGTGCCGCTCCTACTTCGACTTCGGCGCCACGGATGAAAAGGTGCTGACCTTCGGTTCATTCGGGGGCCTGATGAATTACTACTTCATTTACGACCGCCGCCCGCTGGACATCGTGGCCGCCTACACCCGCCTTACCGGCACGCCGGAACTGCCGCCGCTGTGGGCCCTGGGCTACCACCAGTCCAAATGGAGCTATTACCCGGACAAGGCCGTGTACAACCTGGTGGAACGGTTCCGGGACCTGGGGATACCGTGTGACGCCATCCATCTGGACCACCATTACATGGAGAAGAAGGAGGGGTTCACGTGGGACAAGTACAATTTTCCGGATGCGGCGGGAATGGTCCGCTCCCTGGAGGAAGACGGGGTGAAGACGGTCCTGATCGTGAACCCCGGCGTGAAGATCAACCCGGCCAATCCGGTCTGGGCGCAGGGCCTGGAACGGAATTATTTCTGCCGCCGGGCGGAGGGCGCCCTTTTGTCGGAGGAGGTCTGGCCGGGGCTCTGCAATTTCCCGGATTTTACGGCCCCTGCCGTCCGGAGCTGGTGGGCGGACCTGTTGAGGCATGACCTTCAGGAGGTGGGCGTGCGCGGACTTTGGAACGACATGAATGAGCCGGTCATTTTTCCGGACCGCACGTTCCCGATGGATACGCGGCATGAATATGACGGCATGCCCTGTTCCCATGAGAAGGCCCACAACATTTACGGGCAGTGCATGGCGGAGGCCTCCTGGCTGGCCATGAAGCGCCACGCGCCGGACAGGCGCCCCTTCCTGCTGTCCCGCGCGGGTTTTGCCGGACTTCAGCGCTTCGCCGCCACCTGGACGGGGGACAACCGTTCCAACTGGGAGCATTTGAAGCTGGCCAACTTCCAGTGCCAGCGGCTTGCCGCCTCCGGCATTTCCTTTGCGGGGGCGGATGCGGGGGGATTCATGGGCCACCCCACGCCGGAGCTGTTCTGCCGCTGGATGCAGATGGCCGCGTTCCAAGGCCTTTTCCGCAATCATTCCTCCGGGGAATTCGGCGGGCAGGAACCCTGGGTGTTCGGCCAGGAGGTGACCGGATACGTGAAGGCCGCCATTGAAGGGCGGTACCGCCTTCTTCCCTATATTTACACCCAGTTCCGGCGTTATGCGGAAACGGGCATGCCCGTGCTGCACTCCCTGGCGCTCCAATGCTTTGAGAACCGGGATACCTACTGGCGCGGAGCGGAATACTTCCTTGGAGACCATTTGTACGTTGTCCCCATTCATGAGCCGCAGGAGGGAGGGCGCTTCCTGTACATTCCGGAGGGCGTCTGGTATTCCTACCACACGGACAGCCTGATGAAGGACACCGGAAAGGACGTGTGGGTGAAGTGCCCGCTTTCCTTCCTCCCCGTGTACGTCCGCGGCGGGGCGGTAGTGCCTCATTGGCCCGTCCAGCAGCACGTGGGCGAGCTGTCCAGGCCCCCGCTGGCGCTGGACGTCTGGTGGGCGCCGGAGGAGGAAACAGCTTCCCACCTGTATGAAGACGCGGGCGACGGCTACGGGTACAGGAACGGGGAATGCGCCGTGCATGAATTCCTTTACCGCGGCGGCTCCAGTTCCCTGGAACTGGACTGGAAGTGCGAGGGGGATCCCTGCGCGTTCCATGAGTCCGCGGAGGTGGTCCTGCACGGCCTGCCGGCGGGGATTTTCGTCAGCGCGCTGATGGACGGTATTCCGTGCAGCGGCGTGGCCAGGGATGGCCGGGTGTGGAGAATCCCGGTGAGGGCCAAATTTGAAACTCTTTCCGTAAGCTGGACGGAGGAATAA